ctgaaccaaggacctgtcgtcgggaacattttagagtctgtcgactatcggggagggtcgtttaaagtccattagactacgtaaggaggctcgccagccataagaagagaccatacctgggacttctttctcgagatgctttcggaggtgcataggagctaaggtttgagcttgggagctaagggtaagacctaaaagatatataaggattgtgctagggtgtgggaccctaaaggaaagcattgacgggaaggaggccaaataataAGGTCAACCTAGAGGTAACTAAgctttgggtataggaacttctggagaacgacaccctgtcggaCTCCGccgggaaacaagaaatattgaaagcagcaggacgtcggtagaaactgctgggggaatccgcttgcgttggtctcaagcgaactcttgcaaaacttggggttgaatctgcttgcgttggtctcaagcgaactcttgttggggaatatattgacgactaggaacatcttgatcgtcgtgggagaagtcttgagtgagcagtactgcaaaatactactgcgctgggcaAAATAaactgagcaatactgcaaaatactgctgcgcgggataaaatgaatctggacaatactgcaaaatactgtcgcgctggataaaatgcggaccgaaacgaaagaaaatcgtcgaaacggaccaaaagaatataatagcgttgaagaagaggcgcaccaaagatggacccactaataacgaactcataacgaatttttgaaaattcgtatggagggaacaaaaggaagaggcgcaacaagagctgcgtcccttggaagaggcgcagcacctgctgcgtcttttccccaaattggcaatttccgcgtaaaaacgcgaaatcagaaggttcattttcattatttcgaaactcatttccttcaatttctctctcaaatcttcaccatttccgtcgaggttggattcaaaagcttgctttaaatatgactaatcgaggtatgtgtcttaatcttgcattaatcatccgtatttgtcgaatttcGAGCCGCAagaactagggttttcgacccttttgatcgaaaatttggggcttttcccccaaatggatttgctttgccaaattgatgttagaaatggatagtaggcaatgttaggaacataaccatgtatttactttgaattttcatcgagttttgagcccttgagcgaattttgagacggttttacagcggaaccgtaaattgcttcgaaaatagccttaggattgtccattggcgacgaaatttgatatttgggatccttggatgatgggtaaacttcctgtcatttcgaaattttggtttgtgacaactttttcagggcaccttactagggcataatcgccgttaaaacgaaatgctgccgaatttttgactcaaacccggaactaggctttgacttggacttgatttgacccaatttatcacatgagtgatcgggttggcgggaatatggccaaagatggccagaaaggacagttttcagggctccggaggctcgaaaactccttaacaaaggcttgtcgtcatgtgacgcggcctaaatttacttcaatattgcaggtgacgaggcttccacttccgggaggactcccatggaggtagacgccagtgtggttgaggaggctttggagcaggctttcaccgacgcggtgatggccactggagacgATGCACacgaggaggtggaggaggaggaggccccgagacgggccaacgtcaggcgaggaggtcgtcagctgaggggagctcctgcgtgggctgagacttgggagagtaggcacctcgtgtgggctgcagagggtcacctgtcctacaggacggtgaagagcttggtaaataagaattcactactcatcacccattctctttcattctttttgtccaaacttcttgcaaattttagtcaaaactaaagatagccttgtttcaaatcattataggaggccgggaacatcaggtcgttctcgggttacacgacagcgatggagcactacgagcggttgtcggcggaggagagggccatgatcgagcgcggagcgtttggtcctctggttcaggtctagagggatatcgtgaagaggaagttgcgggccaaccttagcctggtccgtgctttcttggatcgattctgggatacgacttccacgtttcacttgccttttggtgaggtgggagtcactctggaggactacggcatgatttctggtctgccgtgtgggaccgaggagatggtgtggccggagactgctatgagggcggattcggccgaggcgaggaggttgatcggctggaacctgtcgccgagGGTCATTGCGATCTTGCCGGGCTTGGTACCCGCACCTATgtccgagattactttgcggggaagaccccggagctggtgacgatcgatgggagggagacggctcctcctccttgtacagctgagcagagagctcgtctgtggctttggtggttcttgtcttcgatttacctcggagacaagggcgagaggctatcgacgaagcttcttccctttcttgctgacctgagttccctaggacgctgggactgggtcactgctggttttgcggtcctcatccgcttcatgagggccatggttcgtccggagttgatggagaaggggacttctcctggcgctgtcggacctggactactgttggaggtatgaaccttccaaagcaaattcctttctttattgaaatacgaaagatcgtcattgattatcttgttttataggcatgggtgtactcttacttcccgagtctcgcgccgaagaggacagagccgctggagaaggcctatcccgtggtgagggattgggtgatgtgccggacgaagagcaagcgctcttcccacaatgtctaccggcgggatgtgaacgcccttcagctgagcagcgtgagtatcccacttgtATTTACATCTCTTGTACCTTGCTttcacttgatcataggaatgatctttgccttatcttgtcgcagtgggtgcccagaccttgggcggagtacgctggagcgcctcctttcgccgctgaggtccttcgacctaggagcccgagtcggctgttgttgtggacgtcgatgggtcctgtgtggtatctgggcgagcgtttggctcgtcagtgctctcggggcgcgttgacggttcccattgaccctccgaggacaatgttcagggagcctactgaggctgagagggaggcggacctggctggtgccagtggcgacgaccttcttctgcctggcgaggactactcggcgttcctttacgggaggttggcgtactggccagtagtggtgagcatcctttacttttcttgatttgatttcgagaattacgacgaaagatcatcgattaatgagagctatttgtctttgcaggaggttgaggcggcgggcgtcgagcccccagtgtaccccgagactcttgagtacactgacgcgactggggggacgacgatctccgagttgcgtgactttgacgtagccgtgacggatgctggcctagacgactggcagcatctgattcggagggtgagcctccagcttatatacctttcgtgtaagaacacatttgattgaactcgTTCATTTTACTaagaattcttttgaaatgcaggtcgcgccatctcggtttgtggcactatggagggtggccaaccggctacgagctaccgccatcgaggcacttgtcggtggtcgaggtcgtcaggtatgaacctcatttgatttcttttgactGATTTTGactttcagttttgtttgagctgattgacatgagccaatttgttgtttacagggcgaccgcgagctggagcgagaattggcccagtctcgggagaagacggctcgcttgtcgagggagctcgagtttcgggacgccaggattgctgctcttacggcgagggttgccgagttggagggtgtcCATCAGTAGTTTGGcatagttttgtagacttgtacatctgattttgaacgttttttggacttgtttggggcgcaagccccctgtttgcttggactttggattcggttcggggcgcaagcccccagtttgcttgtacatttgtatacatgatggcctgcgtgcctttgctgctgggttgtgttgcttgtacctgcaggttagttcttgaacaggtttggtagacaacggttttacgccgtcatgctgccgaaatttacatggaaatcacgcaaaacatacattttatacacatatggccttaattagcgcaaaaggAGACTCAAAAGTATACAAAAGGTGCAAAAAcgcaaaaagcaaaaaaaatttgtcagaaatgaccggacgcagaaatgaccggacggtagggagggttaccccctaaaaaaagaaaaaatagaaatctgtaagtgtagaaatgaaaatgttgaaatgaaaacaaaagagaatttatttcctaaaaaaatgaaattagaatAACCTTATGAGATTAAATTAAAATGAAGTTTTATTTCTTAagaataattaaaataaaaaaagaattaagtgtgatgaaaatggcgaaggtgtcgacgtcgcctcaaAATGCGTGCCCGCAAATTTAGGAAGTtggaaacatggtaaactgctcgtatttaccaaaataaaatcccgtaggaataggaaattattcgttatagaattaggaaagatccaaacgcggaaatcgcagaaagtgagcctggggaagaggcgcagcatgagctgcgtcgctttgaataggcgcagcaggcgccgcgcctgttcccaagttggTCTCTCCTGGcggattttggaaacagcaattagtttaaatagaagcgtcgacgaagctttaagtcatataattcttccgtcttttctccgttaatctcatagaaactcccaaaataaattttcaagagaaaatttgtcatcatgaatgctttggagatccgtttgaaggaatggaccaatgaattttcgagtgttgagaagcacgatatgggtgctcataaccttgggtctctattgagtttaaaactcattaaggtggtaaaaccgttcttggatgcttgccttgactactgggacccaaattgtcatgttttcgtgttcccaggtggtgatatttgtccttttccggaggaaattgctgccattggtgggtgggatcccgagcacttacccgctattccttccacttcacaagggtataagaccaaattcagagacttgctcggattgactagactcgaggtggatcgcttggttaccccgaaaggcgtgagaatgctggattTTGTAGACCGATTTATCAACAGAGCTGACCCCAcagtttcttatgttgctaggaggagagcatttggcttctgtttgttgcatgtatatgtctttcatggacacgttgatgaagatttgcgaggtgatccccgtcttttgggtcttatcgagcaaatggagctgcgcaggagcccagcttgcttgtgcttaggggagattatcttgggtttggataataggaaatccaaccgcgatcttccattcttggggagtcccgtcatcttacaggtaaaagacaccctttttttttcttttcgtcttttttttttctttttttttttttcgttttttgtttttcggttttttttttttttttttttttttttttttttgggtgtctaattcctgcttttggtaggtttggcttatggaacggctccgactgctcgagcccccagttcatgcactttcctatcattctcgTATGAtcgcgatgaggacgcggttgtacatggtggacttctcccgggtctgtgactattggaaaaacaagctgaagagtgatgatggcccgttgattaggtgggtcgtaccgtggtggcatctcaagtctgtcactggagtgtcttctttggatcccactaggtccgtgcgcattccgggattggagttcatggtatgcatctttccggagaggttgatgaggcaggttgggctgaagcagactatcccgaggcttgataccgttccgcagactgctgtagcgcttaccaccgagagccgaagagagtgggctatcaaatgggcccaaaggaatatgtggttcttgagtttctccgccaatgctttgtgggtgtcggattcctatctgaggtggagaaaggctgcaacttcggaagaacgcgagagactgaggaaacgcgagcctgtcgactacaaggtgcgcgagggagagaaagagaaggagaagcatctgacagaaggagaagaagaagctggatttctggtcattcatccttcgaagaaatcaaagactactcctgttgcggaaatggtggttggcaagaatggaagagtcaggcctcgagaaagaccgttggtgattaggtctgaagtggtgcaagagcgcccggctcgaggtcgtgacaagaagtatgacaagactgacaagggcaaggggaagatggaggaatagcccgagtccttatttattatttggttattattattattgttgtaataaaaaggagggatttttagaatcctagcctattctattttattatgtagcgtactattattattagaaaatgaatggaataaaaaaaggttgaatggttaagaaaccgctgtgattttcttttattattcttgtcgaatttcaaatgcaatgcaaatgtccttctatttacattttaggtatagcgggttgaatccggtgaaggattgcctacgtattcactaaaaaaagcgaaatcaaacccttgcgcgtagttcgagtaaatgtagaagaataattgttcgaagcaagagcttgtaatgaacatagaaaataagcatgagcttttgttctcaaggtgcgaatttagtttatttgatgatatgaggataacagtcttgtcaagatgcaagagcatagtgacacttagcttatttcagcttggccaggggccgtttatttagtgtcacaagagcgacacatgggtttacgcggggcgcgtttttgtcctattctaggcatagtatcgtttcagttggtcgaggtttgtggggttcgaaaactcattcccgtctaggtctgtgatcctaaccgcacctcctggaagtatggatttgactaggtatggtccggcccaatttggtttgaattttccccttgggtcgacaggtaaaagagctctaacagatttgagtactaagtctccttcttttatgtttcttggcctaactcttttgttgaaagctcgtttgatacgtgcttgatatgtttggacattatgcaaggcgcgtagcctacgttcatccaggaggatgagttcttcatatctatccctcttccaatcggcttcagggatttgactttcgagtagaatgcgcaaggatggtatttctagctcgatcgggtcgtacggcctccatgccgtaggtcaaatagaaaggagtagcccagtgggcgtcctaatcgatgtacgatatccccataaagcaaagggtatcttgcttggccaatctctatagttgtcagtcattttcttgagaattgtgacaacgttcttgtttgccgcctctaccgcgccgttagtctgtggtctatacggcgaagagtggtgatgcttaatcttgtatttggctagcaattgctcggtttcagcttggaagtgtgacccattatcgctgatgatctcatgtgggcaaccatatcgacagatgatgttgttctgtatgaactttgccacatttttagccgtaagagcagtgtaggaagccgcttctacccatttggtgaaataatcaattgctactagaatgaaacagtgacctcctgttccggctggggttatctttccgattatgtcaattccccatgcggaaaatggccaaggagatgtcatcgtgtatagcaacgaaggagggacgtgttgtacgttcccgaagatttggcaattgtgacaatgtctcacgtatttaatgcaatcggattccattgtggtccaataataccctgagcgtgtgattttctttgccatcatgggcccactcatgtgaggaccgcattctccgtcgtggacttcttccatcacctttcgcgcctgtgaatgatcaaggcaacgtaggactacaccaagaggtgttcttttgtataactctccttgcatcaggacgtattgggaagctagtaggcgtatagcacgttgtccccttttgtccatatccggtggataggtaccattaagcttgaaatccaggatcgcttggaaccagggttcctgtgtgatttcttcttcatcggtgatttgatggacatggGTTCGATCGTCGttcaatacacaaaggcatttctaccatatgatctggcatatttatcaaagatgcgagtttcgcaagagcgtctgcaaattgattttcttcccgaggtaggtgtaggtaggttacgtgatcaaagaattgagccacttggtctatcctagcttgatagggtgcgaggctctcgcttcggattttccaggatcctcg
The Silene latifolia isolate original U9 population chromosome 11, ASM4854445v1, whole genome shotgun sequence genome window above contains:
- the LOC141614767 gene encoding uncharacterized protein LOC141614767 gives rise to the protein MGPVWYLGERLARQCSRGALTVPIDPPRTMFREPTEAEREADLAGASGDDLLLPGEDYSAFLYGRLAYWPVVEVEAAGVEPPVYPETLEYTDATGGTTISELRDFDVAVTDAGLDDWQHLIRRVAPSRFVALWRVANRLRATAIEALVGGRGRQFCLS